The DNA region AGCTGGATGTGCAAGACTTCTTTGCCTTAGTTTAAGGGGGAGTGTTGAAGATGGAAACCTATGATATgctatgatttgatttgatttatttcttgttattttgaTTGTAATATGCTATACCTTTCCATAatagtttgtttttattttttatttattattatttattttttttttatttaaaacccCTGTAAACGTATGAAGCATTATGGTGGAATAAACacagttttttttcttgtgccaaatttctcttcttcttccaactaTAAATGTGATTGCAGCAATAATGGAATCAATGTTTAAGGTCATCTTAGTATGTTAATATTTCATGAAAGATTGGCTTGATGGATCTCAGTCTTAGGTCCCATTTACTTGTGTTCATGTGCTTACTTCCCTAAATAATCTGtggtttttgttattttgataAAGTAACCGATAATGGAACTATTTCAGGAGCTATGTGGAAAGGGTGGGGTTCTATTTCTAGCTCGAGCCATCTTGAAGTTAGATGTACCACCTTTAATGGGTTCCTCCAGATTTGTGGCTGCTCTCTCTAGGATGAAAGCTAAAGTCCTATCAATTGTGAGTGTCATTGATGAAACTATAGTGTTAACTTTTACTTGGAGGCTTAAGTTGCTTAGAATCTACTGCAGTTTATCTATTACATGATAGTTGATGCACCTGTGTATAGACCTCTTCCATTGATCCAGTCATAACTCCCTTTTTCTCAGCTGTTGAGTCTGTGTGAAGCAGAAAGCATTTCTTACCTGGATGAAGTTGCCAGCTCGCCAGAAAGCCTGAATTTGGCAAAGTCTGTTGCCTTAGAGGTTAGTTTGCTGTAATTTCAAACGAGTCATCCCTCTCTTAGACCATAGCAAGTGCTGCTACAGCATGTTGGCTTGTTCTGCATAGCAAGACCAATGGGAGTTTTTGCCTTGGATCTagtgaaccaaaaattttatgACAATATGATTGTcacattattttaaatactTCTCTATAATAGTCCATGTATTAGCAATTTCTCTGGGTACTGAACTCCATAAGTGGAGGTTGGTTTTATTGAGtgcccataaaaaaaaaaaagattatttgaGTAGAAATCAAATTCATTATGGAAGACCCCTTGGGTGCTCTCATTCACAAGTGGTTTGCAAAATGCATTTATTAGTAATACTAAACTTGGTTGATCTTCAGGATTAAACTACTGCTGATCTAGATACTCTGTTCCATGTACAAAACCTGCTTTTACTGTCAATCTGCTTCCATTGACAAATTGTCATGATATAGGTTCTTGGGCTTTTGAAAACTGCACTTGGTAGAGACCCTGAGCATCTTGCTTCCTCTTCTGGCAGAAGTTACCCAATGGGGTTTTTGCAACTCAATGCAATGCGTCTTGCTGATATCTTCTCTGATGATTCTAATTTTCGATCTTATGTTACAATACACTTTGTAAGCGTTACCGAACCTCAAAGTCTGGATATGTGCTTTTTATCCCATTTAATTACCAATAAGGAAATCCTTGCTTCAGTTCCATTATCCTACTTTTCATATGATGGCAGTGACTGTTTTAAGACTAGTACACTTTCATATATTCACAGAACATCGAAGCTATAGTTTATTGATTCTTTATGAAGTAAAAAATTTACAGGAAATTGAATTACTGTCTTTTCTTGTTAACAGTTGAGAAGTCATTGTGTGGTCCACATGTAATTTTGATGGATATAGTGCACATACATCTGTATTTGCCATCAGAGCATTTGTCTTTATGAGGTTTGTTTTTTTGATGAGGATCTTTATGAGGTTTGTGACTATGTCTTTTGTGTGTTACTCCAGACTAAAGTTCTGACCGCAATATTTTCACTCCCTCAAGGAGATTTTTTATCTAGCTGGTGTTCGTCTAATCTCCCATTGAGGGAAGAAGATGCTAGTGTTGAGTATGATTCATTTACAGCAGCTGGATGGCTTTTGGATAAACGTTCATCATTGGGTCTACCCAATGGAACAAATTTAGAATTTACTTTAAATCCGAATAGCATGCCCCAGGGTTCCTATGAACATCAGAGAACATCATTGTTTGTCAAAGTAATCGCAAATCTCCATTGTTTTGTTCCCAACATCTGTGAAGGTTGACTCTCTACCGATGATTTTCTAAATCTCGTTACAAGTTGATCATTCATAGCAGTTTTTCTTGATTATATTAACCAAGTTTTCTGTTTTGATTCACAGAGCAGGAGAGGAACCTCTTCCTTCTCAATTTTTTGGAGTGCTTGCAAATAGACCTATCTAAATCATTGCCTGGATTTTCCTTTAATCCTGATGCTCCAAAAGCTGCGACTGTTTGCGAGAACCTCCGTAACTATCActcttcaattattattattattattattattagttggcATAATTGCTAATGTTGTTGCATTCCTTACAAGTATGTTGTATGTGTAGGTTCATTGTTAAGCCACGCAGAATCATTAATTCCTAACTTCTTGAATGAGGAGGATGTCCAGCTCTTAAGGTGATTTAGACCTTGACCATTTACCTgttctcaatttatttttttggctagaCTTTCGAGGAACTGCATGAAAACTTTTGGATAACTACTGTAATGATTTGTCATGTATAATTTTGAATGCAACATGGTTACCAGCATCTTacataactttatttaaataaaactgGCCTTCATCATTTCCATAGCTTGCCGGCCCTATCAACCAAAGACCTTATCACTTTCCACCACCAAAATGTGATGATTAGATGTTTTAGGGATAGTTTTAATCAAACATAATGCTTTGGCTCTGTATACCCCAACCTTGGCACGAAAAATGCCTGAAAAAAACATGCAGCACATGATCTTTACCAAATAGCATCTCCTTACCCATGGTGGAGGGTAATGTCATAGGTTTAACCCCCCGCAAGGGTATTTGAGTTGTgtttacctattaaaaaaaaactataatttttcgcCGTTCTCTCTAGCGGAGGCGCGTGCAGGCGTGTTTCCGCTAGACTCGGTGGATTAGGTTTAAAGATGGAGTGTCAGTTCTCCGTGGAAGCtaaaactttcattttctcGGCGAAGGATTCGAAACTTCGTctggaggaaaaaagaaaagggttcaTAGGGGCTATCTGTGTGAGTCATCCTGCATCTTCCTGGTTGGTGGATTCGTTGGAGGAGGCATGTCTGTCTCCGGTGAAGGAGGATTTCTCCAAGGCTTACCGGGAGGATGGGAAGGCGCTGATGGTTCACCAGGGAGGAGGGGGGGTAACAAGGCAGGAAGGTTCTTGTAGGTGGGCATCTATGTTGAGGGTGGACATAAAGGTGTCATTTGGATCCCAGAAGGTAGAAATGGGCGAGGTTGGTGGCGGCTTGCTGGTGAGTTGCTTCTATTGATTGTGACAAAGGAGAAAGGGTTAGATTCGGAGGATTCTAAGGTTCCCTCTTTGGCGGGTGTGTTTACTGGGCGGTCGTTTGCAAATGTGATATGTGCGGCGTCTGGCATAGAGGTAAGGAAAATGCCGAAGCTCATGTCCTCTTGCCTCCTCGATGTTTTGCCTTATTCGGTGGAATGCCTTGGGAAGGGTAGCGGTGGTGATGAGACGCGTATGGCGGTGGACTGCTATGAGTTGGAGAAGCCCGTGTCGATAATCCCTCAGAGATTGtcgaagagaaagaaaaagggtgaCTCTTTGGCGGCGGCTACTGCAGGGTtgagaaggaagaagatgaagggcTTTTTAGTCAATTGGTGGTTAAAGAAGTATCTCGGGTTTTCTCATGAGGATTTGGTCCGGGTCCTTGATGGGTTGAGTGCAGTCCTACAGGTGAAACCCACTAGAAATTGGCATATCATTTGATGGTTTGGGGGCCATGAGTGTGGATCCGGGTTTGAAGCAGGATCCGAGCTTGGATTTGGACCCAGGTCTGGATTTGGGTTTGGATGTGGATTCAGGTTTGGATATGGATTCGGGTTTGAATTTGGATCCAGGTTTGGGTATGAATCTGGTTTTGGATTTGGATCCGGGTTTAGATCTGGATCTGGATTCAATTCTGGAGTTGGAACTTGATTTCGGCGCGGTCCTTGTCTCTGTGCTTGTTGAGTTTCCGGAGTATGCTCTGCCATCGACGCTCGTGGAGTCTGATGATTCGTCGGTGTATCCTAAGTTGAGCTCGGTGTTGGTGGTTTCCAATGGATCCTTCGACAAGCCTGTGGCTACGTCAAGTTCCCCGAGCTTGGCGACTACGGACTTTGGTCGGAGAACTTCTCTTGTGGCTATTTATGTTTCTCCGGTGGTGGCTACGGTTGTTCTGGTGGCATCTGTTTCGCCTGTGAAACAACTTCCTTCTCCTACGGCTGTTTCTATTTCTCCGGCTACTGTTTCTGTCCCTCCGATGGTGGCTTCTGTTTCACCGGtgaaacatttctcttttcctccggATTTGGAGGATGCTCCTATAAATCCTGCACCTGTGAATGTTCTGTTAGTCAAACATTCCAAGTATTCACTGCGTGTGAAGGATTAGGACGCAAAACAGCTGCATTAGAAAAAGGTGCTGCTGGGGGTGAGGGGCGATGCGTCGAAGTTTGCGATGAAGCCTACTCGATGGAATGAGGAAAGTCTTTTGGATGCCATCGATGAGGAGGGAGAGCAAGACTTTTATGCTCCTACGGTCGAAGGTAAGAGGGAGCTCAAGAATTTGGAATGCTCAGTTAACTTTGAGGCTAGGGGCGGTGGCTCGAGTAGGTTTAGGGATGTGGGGTGATTTTGTGGGGATGTTGGGTTCTGCGGGTTAACCTTTGTGTAGGGTGTTTCTTGTGGGTGTTTGTTTTCAAGGGTTCTTGGGTGGTTCTTCTTGGGTCTCTTGTGGGTGCTCCGTGGGAGCTTAGGGCTTTGTTGGGTGCTTCTTGGCGCTCCCTTTATAtgcttcttgtgtacttgggttgcacccTCTTGgtgttttgatatatacaacaattacttatcaaaaacaaaaaccatataCCTATGTATTTCTCCACTAACCCATAAAGTTCTAATGCCACCTTGTAGCTGCACAAAACAAAGTCAAATGTTGTGcaaaaaaatggattttcaCCTAAAATATCTTGTGAAACAAATGGGAAGGAAATGTAAAAGGGAATGAAGAAAATTCCTGTTTCTTCGTTTGTGTGAATCAGTacacaaatcaaataaatcaacCAAACAAAGACAGTGGGACTACAAATAACTCTATCTAGGCATCCGTAGATATATAGCAACATCAAGAGTACAATAATCACTTGGGTTGACACCAATAATCTCAATAATCCGTTTTTCAAGTGGGAAAATGAAGAAGCAATATGACCTCTTGCAGTTTTCTCCACTCTACATAGTTTTCCTCCCTGAGCAACCCAAGACTATCACTTGCATGTCAATACCAAAAAGATATGGTGAATAAGCTACCAACTATGAGTTAAgctccttcaaattttttttttccatgcgGCTTCCGCCTGCAAATGAGGGTCTGCCCCAACATTCTCAGAAATATATGTTTACGTCCTTGTATCTTTCTGTTATTTATGCTATTTATACTCTTTATAGTGAACATGTATCTATGAATACAGAACAAACATTTTCTGTTTTAACTTCCTGTATTTGCACTgtagttttattttgttatacaAATTTTCGTTGCAGGGTGTTCTTTAACCAGTTACAATCAGTAATCACTTCTGGTGAATTAGAAGAAAATCGAGTTCAAGTAAAGTTTTTGTCCTTCCAATAGTTAATGTTATATCTATGTTGTTATTCTTTACTacatttattttctgtttttctttttcatctctcATAAATATCCAATGTGTTTAAATCGTTCTGCTGGAGCAAATTCAAGGATAACAAATTTGAAGAGTCAACATCTTGGGATAAGTTTTCCAAATTCAACATTGGTGAAAATCATCAGGTGAATGCCCAATATTATTTCATGTTATTCATGTTTGATGATCACATCGTTTGGCTGATGTGGAATTTGAATTGGGTTTTGGTcaaaccattttatttcatatttaaatCACCTGGGGAGATTTATGAAGAAGACTTTCTTAGTGGCTGTAAAAATTGAATATAGGAGTCATTGAGTGGACAAAATGAGCttaattttgtcaaaatgtAAGAAGTACCAGAgtttagagcattcacaatggctTATCTATCtatatttttaatgcaaaatgaCTAACCAAAATCCACTTTTTCTAGTTTAGCTAACCACTTTTCAGACCATGCATCCAACTGATTATTTaaatttcttctctattttattaaaaaataatatttttaaattttttttttattcagacTAAAATCAGACCAATGTCACAGAAAAATCAGACTCCTCCCCACCATCACCAACCTATGATTTCCTCCACCACCAACCCAGCATCACCAAATCACCACCCCAGCAAACCTTCATCCATGGCATGAAAGAAAGGGGGTGAGAGAAATTTTACAGGCGCAAGGAAAGAGGGTTGAGGGATAGAGTGTGTTTGCTTCCAATACGATAAAACCAAGAACACTCAGAAAAGAAGTTTCATCAATGATTTCCCAAACAAGATTTGCAACAATAAAACAATGTGCCAGCAGTAAAAGGGCCTGAAAAATCAGAGAGAGGGTCAAGTTCAGGCAAGTGATGCTGGCTACTTGAATATCGCAAGGTTTGTAAAGAAGAATTGAATGGGACCATAGTCGATGCCAATCAAGAAGCTGCCCTTGCTTTGTTCACTTGTTAAAATCATACTTATTTCAACAAAGAATAAGACACCCAGTAAACTCGTGAAGGGTTGAAGGAAGAAAAGCAAACCTTTGTCTATGTCGTGATAGAAAGGGGTGagagaaatgttaaaaaaaaaaagtgaatggaaggagaaataataaaacaagTTATGCATTGCGCTACAGTTAATGCCACCTGTGGCGTGGTACTGTAACTCAATGGTTTTTGCATTTGTGTTTACATTAGCTGAtggatgctttttttttttttttttttttttgtcttttcactagCCATTTTAGCTAAAAAGAGGAAATAGCTAAGCCATTGGGAGTGCTCTTAGTAATAAAGGCATACTTTCTATTACAATCACTAACAGTATACGTCTTAAATTTTGAAGCAAATATGAATCAGTCAATTTCTAAATTGTCTCGTTGAGTTTTCCAATGGTGATGTAGCTTTTTCTCAACATAGTGACCTGAGAGGTAAAGTTTGATTCCTGGTAGGAGGCTCAGAGTACAGGGGGATTCTCATCACCATTTCCGAGAAAAGAACCTCCAAGATCTAATAACAGAAGAAGTAACTTAAAGGAGGAAATGTCAGAGAATTCTGCTTTTCAAGAAGTGGAGCATTTTTATGTCAAAAGTGATCATAGGGATCAAGGTGATTATGTAATGAGGCAAAGTAGGAGGGAAGATAAAGGTATATCTGGTAAGCGTGCGTCTGGAGGTTTGAGAGAGATCGATAGAGATGTTCAGAATGTTGAAACAAGTGGTTCAGATACAAGCTCTTCAAGAGGAAAAAATGCTACTGATCAAAAGGAAAATGGTGAGTTTTCAAAATTCAAGAAGCAGATCAAAGAGGGTGGGTTTGGAGGAAAGCCAGAGGATGAAATGGTTATAATGGTTCAGTGTGAAGAAAAGCAGCGGAAAAAACGGAAGCGAACTATAATGAATGATAAACAGATAACACTAATGGAGAGGGCCCTCTTGGATGAACCTGATATGCAGCGAAATGCAGCTTCAATACAATTATGGGCTGATAAACTAAGTCCTTATGTACGTCAAATGATCCTCATATTTGGTAAATATGTAAGTTAATTCTGTTTGTAAACAAAAGCATATTTTCTTCCCTAAGATTTTCCTACATTGTCTTTTCCAGGGTTCTGAAGTTACATCTTCGCAGCTAAAAAACTGGTGAGGAAGCCTCATCTCTTCACATTAGCACATACAAATAACTCTTTCCTTTTTGATGTTTCACTTAAAGCTCCTATTGATAATCAATGTGACAGGTTGGGTCTTGGAGTGCTTCCTGTAAGATTTTACCATTTCCTATGACTTCGTAGAATCCAAATAATGAATAATTGGAAAATTGCTGATTACTTTAATGGATATATTTACAGCTTGGAATCTGAATTGATACACTGTCACCCTTAGTAACTtgccagaaaagaaaagatatcgTAAACAAGGTGCAAACATTGTAGAGTGAGATGTCTGTCAATTGAGATTTGTACCTATTTCCATTCTCTAGTACATTTGGCCTTCATTGATTCAGATGGGATTGGGCATAGCAAAAAATATATGGTGCTCAAGATGAATGGGATTTGACAGTCTGAATTAGCTGCTCTAAGAATGTATTCAACCATTGTTTATGAAGTAAAAGGCTTGCACATCCAAGAGTAGAATCACATGACCCAAACTTACCAAAAGTTCTCACCATCTAGATTTCTAAATGGAATCTAGTACTTTCATCCCAAGCTTCTTCTTGCAAGCTCTTTACAAGATAGAAGTAGTCATGGGCCTGGTGTGaaaattaaacataaaagaaGAAATCGAAGAAGACTGAAAGTAAACCataggtttttgaaatttgtctATTCTAGGTGTAAAGACAGTAGTTTATAGCAATATTGTGAAGAATTTCGCAAGGGATCTCCTGGtatttaagaaatttgaatTGACTGAGGTTATTCAAAAGGTAGTAATACGCCTATTAGCAAATTTTAAGATGGTCTACTAAAGCAGTTCATTGCCATAGTTTAAATGAATTCATTGGCATTATCCTTTCAGTTGAATGGTGGTTCTCAATGTTGTGTGAACTGCTTCCTCTGTCTCCGTTCTTTTCACCTCTTTTGGAGTCTGGTTCAGGAAAAAATTACTTGTCAGACTCTTTCTTGATTCCTTTGATTGTCTGCACAAAAGAAAGCATCGGAGAACATTGTTGGCCTTCAAGGTTCTTAGAAGCATAATAGATGTTGCTTCAGTGGAGGTTGGAATAGAGGTTTGCTAATGAAATATTAGTGGCACCATGGGGAGGTATTTGGGAAATTTACATGGGAAAAATGGGTTTGCAGCAAGGCCATCCAACTTGTCCTCCCTGCCTAAGACACTTCTGATGATGACTTTTAGCTTTGACTTTCTTGGACATTCTTGCTATATTCCTTCCAATCTTTGATGACAAGCATCTAGTGAACAAGTTCCATAATAATTATTGGGTGATGATTGAACTCTAATATTGATTGGTTTGTCTGATTTATTGATAAATGCACTCCACTGACATAAGCACACTATTTGCATCGcattatatttcttatattgcATCATTCTGTAGCCTATTGCTTTCCCATGTTCTTTTTGCTGGTTTTGTTTGTCActaaaatttatatatgcatgtgtttttatgtttttgtcaaCAGGCTGAATAATCGAAAAGCCAGGCTGGCCCGCTCAGCTAAAGATGCTCATGCAACATCAGACATCGACAGTGCCCTCCCAGACAAGCAAGGTGGGCCAGGAGCAGTGCCCGGTGACTTGCCAGTTCCAGGTGAAGATGCTATTGTCCCATCAAATGAGAGAAGAGACCCTCAAAGCATGTCGAGAACCGGTAGTGGTGAGAAGACGGAGTCTTCCCTGGCAGAATTTGTTGATATTGGCCCTGCAGAGTTTGTTGAGCGCAGGCCGGGCCAGTATGTTGTGCTTGAAGGTGTCAAAGGAGAGGAGATAGCTAAGGGAAAGGTGCATCAGGTTCATGGAAAATGGTACGGAACGATCCTGGAGCACTTACAGATGTGTGTTGTGGATGTTACTGAGCTTAAGGCTGAGAGAGGGGCGAAACTTCC from Corylus avellana chromosome ca10, CavTom2PMs-1.0 includes:
- the LOC132163303 gene encoding nodulin homeobox-like isoform X1; the encoded protein is MRHAKEEPSCSAAQAIDLISAVKELHGLSSQELTKLLRDSENFTIHYHTEKGSLIKIDMDKLAAILPLHLLGVLMSSDRDEALFEYMLRGIRLLHSLCDLAPRHAKVEQILLDDVKVLEQLLDLVFYLLIILGGYRQENHNFGNIPLSLMHSALLTSSLYLLPGCISSQWQDLVHVLLAHPKVDMFMDAAFGAVRTAVGFLEIKLSAHHADFCTNSNLTAEQVVNYLCLQCEASLQFLQSLCQQKMFRERLLRNKELCGKGGVLFLARAILKLDVPPLMGSSRFVAALSRMKAKVLSILLSLCEAESISYLDEVASSPESLNLAKSVALEVLGLLKTALGRDPEHLASSSGRSYPMGFLQLNAMRLADIFSDDSNFRSYVTIHFTKVLTAIFSLPQGDFLSSWCSSNLPLREEDASVEYDSFTAAGWLLDKRSSLGLPNGTNLEFTLNPNSMPQGSYEHQRTSLFVKVIANLHCFVPNICEEQERNLFLLNFLECLQIDLSKSLPGFSFNPDAPKAATVCENLRSLLSHAESLIPNFLNEEDVQLLRVFFNQLQSVITSGELEENRVQDNKFEESTSWDKFSKFNIGENHQEAQSTGGFSSPFPRKEPPRSNNRRSNLKEEMSENSAFQEVEHFYVKSDHRDQGDYVMRQSRREDKGISGKRASGGLREIDRDVQNVETSGSDTSSSRGKNATDQKENGEFSKFKKQIKEGGFGGKPEDEMVIMVQCEEKQRKKRKRTIMNDKQITLMERALLDEPDMQRNAASIQLWADKLSPYVRQMILIFGKYIFLHCLFQGSEVTSSQLKNWLNNRKARLARSAKDAHATSDIDSALPDKQGGPGAVPGDLPVPGEDAIVPSNERRDPQSMSRTGSGEKTESSLAEFVDIGPAEFVERRPGQYVVLEGVKGEEIAKGKVHQVHGKWYGTILEHLQMCVVDVTELKAERGAKLPYPSEIAGTTFDEAETKLGVMRVLWGNEYIVGC
- the LOC132163303 gene encoding nodulin homeobox-like isoform X3 — encoded protein: MRGFLFRGSRFSRMRHAKEEPSCSAAQAIDLISAVKELHGLSSQELTKLLRDSENFTIHYHTEKGSLIKIDMDKLAAILPLHLLGVLMSSDRDEALFEYMLRGIRLLHSLCDLAPRHAKVEQILLDDVKVLEQLLDLVFYLLIILGGYRQENHNFGNIPLSLMHSALLTSSLYLLPGCISSQWQDLVHVLLAHPKVDMFMDAAFGAVRTAVGFLEIKLSAHHADFCTNSNLTAEQVVNYLCLQCEASLQFLQSLCQQKMFRERLLRNKELCGKGGVLFLARAILKLDVPPLMGSSRFVAALSRMKAKVLSILLSLCEAESISYLDEVASSPESLNLAKSVALEVLGLLKTALGRDPEHLASSSGRSYPMGFLQLNAMRLADIFSDDSNFRSYVTIHFTKVLTAIFSLPQGDFLSSWCSSNLPLREEDASVEYDSFTAAGWLLDKRSSLGLPNGTNLEFTLNPNSMPQGSYEHQRTSLFVKVIANLHCFVPNICEEQERNLFLLNFLECLQIDLSKSLPGFSFNPDAPKAATVCENLRSLLSHAESLIPNFLNEEDVQLLRVFFNQLQSVITSGELEENRVQDNKFEESTSWDKFSKFNIGENHQEAQSTGGFSSPFPRKEPPRSNNRRSNLKEEMSENSAFQEVEHFYVKSDHRDQGDYVMRQSRREDKGISGKRASGGLREIDRDVQNVETSGSDTSSSRGKNATDQKENGEFSKFKKQIKEGGFGGKPEDEMVIMVQCEEKQRKKRKRTIMNDKQITLMERALLDEPDMQRNAASIQLWADKLSPYVRQMILIFGF
- the LOC132163303 gene encoding nodulin homeobox-like isoform X2 — encoded protein: MRGFLFRGSRFSRMRHAKEEPSCSAAQAIDLISAVKELHGLSSQELTKLLRDSENFTIHYHTEKGSLIKIDMDKLAAILPLHLLGVLMSSDRDEALFEYMLRGIRLLHSLCDLAPRHAKVEQILLDDVKVLEQLLDLVFYLLIILGGYRQENHNFGNIPLSLMHSALLTSSLYLLPGCISSQWQDLVHVLLAHPKVDMFMDAAFGAVRTAVGFLEIKLSAHHADFCTNSNLTAEQVVNYLCLQCEASLQFLQSLCQQKMFRERLLRNKELCGKGGVLFLARAILKLDVPPLMGSSRFVAALSRMKAKVLSILLSLCEAESISYLDEVASSPESLNLAKSVALEVLGLLKTALGRDPEHLASSSGRSYPMGFLQLNAMRLADIFSDDSNFRSYVTIHFTKVLTAIFSLPQGDFLSSWCSSNLPLREEDASVEYDSFTAAGWLLDKRSSLGLPNGTNLEFTLNPNSMPQGSYEHQRTSLFVKVIANLHCFVPNICEEQERNLFLLNFLECLQIDLSKSLPGFSFNPDAPKAATVCENLRSLLSHAESLIPNFLNEEDVQLLRVFFNQLQSVITSGELEENRVQDNKFEESTSWDKFSKFNIGENHQEAQSTGGFSSPFPRKEPPRSNNRRSNLKEEMSENSAFQEVEHFYVKSDHRDQGDYVMRQSRREDKGISGKRASGGLREIDRDVQNVETSGSDTSSSRGKNATDQKENGEFSKFKKQIKEGGFGGKPEDEMVIMVQCEEKQRKKRKRTIMNDKQITLMERALLDEPDMQRNAASIQLWADKLSPYGSEVTSSQLKNWLNNRKARLARSAKDAHATSDIDSALPDKQGGPGAVPGDLPVPGEDAIVPSNERRDPQSMSRTGSGEKTESSLAEFVDIGPAEFVERRPGQYVVLEGVKGEEIAKGKVHQVHGKWYGTILEHLQMCVVDVTELKAERGAKLPYPSEIAGTTFDEAETKLGVMRVLWGNEYIVGC